The candidate division KSB1 bacterium region TGGAGAAAAATCCTGCCGAATGGTGCCATCCTGCGCGTCCGAATTTCCCACCAACATAAAAAAGACATTCCAAAGTGGCTTTTCTTTGAGATGCTGCGCCAGGCAGGAATTGATGAAGATCAATTCAATGAATATTTAAAAAAATAAAAAGTATATTTGATACAACCGTTACCCGCCAGTCGGCGAATGACAATCACATTTTTCACGCTTCATATAAAATAATGAATTTTAATTGCCCCTTAAAACAGTTGGATTGCTGCTAATCAAGAAGTGTTGAATTTGACAATTTGAGTAACGAGCTTTCTTTGTTATTTGGAATTTGATTTTTGAGAATTATTTAGATGACGTTCATTTGATCATTCAACGAAGGAAGATCTCATGACCCATCCCCGAATTCACCTCATCTGCAACGCCCACCTCGATCCCGTCTGGCAATGGCGCTGGGAAGAGGGCTGTGCGGAGACGATTTCGACTTTCAGAGCCGCCGTGGAATTGCTGCACGAATATCCCGATTTTATTTTCAATCACAACGAAGCGGTTCTTTATCAATGGATTTTGAAATATGATCCTGACCTATTTGCTGAGATCCAAAAGCTGGTCAAAGTTGGACGCTGGTGCATCAGCGGCGGCTGGTATTTGCAGCCCGATGTCAATCTGCCTGGCACCGAATCGATTATTCGGCATATCGCCGAAGGCCGAAGGTTTTTCAAAGAACATTTCGGCGTGCAGCCGATTGTGGCTTATAATTTCGATTCGTTCGGGCATAGTGGGGGTCTGC contains the following coding sequences:
- a CDS encoding type II toxin-antitoxin system HicA family toxin yields the protein MAIYTFDQFRKVLKKLEFEKVRSQKHETWRKILPNGAILRVRISHQHKKDIPKWLFFEMLRQAGIDEDQFNEYLKK